From the Maioricimonas rarisocia genome, one window contains:
- a CDS encoding DUF1501 domain-containing protein: protein MHDFMNSAQMQSRRQFFTRGGSIVGSAALASLLGQQMAQASTGGPQAPHFTPKAKRVIYLHMVGGPSQMDLFDHKPVMQDWYDKDLPESVRMGQRLTTMTSGQARFPIAPTKFKFSPAGECGLWMNTELLPWLSKKADDICWIRSLHTEAINHEPAIAAMQTGNQVTGRPCLGSWASYGLGTENTNLPAFVVLVAVPSNREQEQAISSRLWSAGYLPGEHAGVSFRSQGDPILYINNPPGVPDAIRQRSIEGLNRLNALNYEQHGDPETATRIQQYEMAFRMQASVPELTDLTQESKHTFDLYGEAAKKPGTFANTVLMARRLAERGVRFIQVYHNNWDHHGNVAGRMPDQCKDVDQPCYALLEDLKQRGMFEDTLIIWGGEFGRTIYSQGGLSKENYGRDHHPRCFSMWMAGGGARGGQIYGETDDFSYNIVKDPVHIRDFHATILHLLGFDHDRFTYKYQGLEQKLTGVEPAHVIPDLLA, encoded by the coding sequence ATGCACGACTTCATGAATTCGGCACAGATGCAGAGTCGCCGGCAGTTTTTTACGCGCGGTGGAAGCATCGTCGGCAGTGCCGCACTCGCCTCGCTCCTCGGCCAGCAGATGGCACAGGCGTCGACCGGCGGACCGCAGGCACCGCACTTCACTCCCAAAGCGAAACGGGTCATCTACCTGCACATGGTCGGAGGTCCCTCGCAGATGGACCTGTTCGACCACAAGCCGGTCATGCAGGACTGGTACGACAAGGATCTTCCCGAATCGGTCCGCATGGGGCAGCGGCTGACCACCATGACCAGCGGCCAGGCGCGGTTTCCCATCGCGCCGACGAAGTTCAAGTTCAGCCCGGCCGGTGAGTGCGGCCTGTGGATGAACACCGAACTGCTTCCCTGGCTGTCGAAAAAGGCGGACGACATCTGCTGGATCCGCAGCCTGCACACCGAGGCCATCAACCACGAGCCGGCCATCGCCGCCATGCAGACCGGCAACCAGGTGACCGGCCGCCCCTGCCTGGGTTCGTGGGCTTCGTACGGCCTGGGGACAGAGAACACGAACCTCCCCGCCTTCGTCGTGCTTGTCGCGGTCCCCAGCAATCGCGAGCAGGAGCAGGCGATCTCCTCCCGACTGTGGAGTGCCGGCTATCTCCCCGGCGAACACGCCGGCGTCTCTTTCCGCAGCCAGGGAGATCCGATTCTCTACATCAACAACCCGCCCGGCGTGCCGGACGCCATCCGCCAGCGCTCCATCGAAGGACTCAACCGGCTGAACGCTCTCAACTATGAGCAGCACGGCGATCCCGAAACCGCGACGCGCATCCAGCAGTACGAAATGGCCTTCCGCATGCAGGCCAGCGTGCCGGAACTGACCGACCTCACTCAGGAGTCAAAGCACACCTTCGACCTCTACGGCGAGGCCGCCAAGAAACCGGGCACATTCGCCAATACCGTCCTCATGGCACGCCGGCTGGCCGAGCGCGGCGTCCGCTTCATCCAGGTGTACCACAACAACTGGGACCACCATGGCAACGTCGCCGGCCGCATGCCCGACCAGTGCAAAGACGTCGACCAGCCCTGCTACGCGCTGCTCGAAGACCTCAAGCAGCGAGGCATGTTTGAAGACACGCTCATCATCTGGGGAGGCGAGTTCGGCCGCACGATCTATTCACAGGGGGGACTGTCGAAAGAGAATTACGGCCGCGACCACCATCCGCGGTGCTTCTCGATGTGGATGGCTGGCGGCGGTGCCCGCGGCGGGCAGATCTACGGCGAGACCGACGACTTCTCGTACAACATCGTCAAGGATCCGGTGCACATCCGGGACTTCCACGCGACGATCCTGCACCTGCTCGGCTTCGACCACGACCGCTTCACGTACAAGTACCAGGGCCTGGAACAGAAGCTGACCGGAGTGGAACCGGCCCACGTCATCCCCGACCTGCTCGCGTGA
- a CDS encoding DUF1553 domain-containing protein: MPTRRLILTIMLLLGCTAHAVAAEPVQFNRDIRPILADNCFACHGADSGSREADLRLDQREAAIEFGAIEPGDTEASELIARITSEDPDLLMPPPASKKTLTEEQKQLLRRWVEQGAEYQAHWSFIAPERPELPQVSRPGWVKNPIDAFVLAKLDEHGLEPAPEAEPRRLFRRLHLDITGLPPEPEQTDAFVADYGRDADHALSQWIDRLMQSPAWGEHRARYWLDAARYGDTHGLHFDNYREMWPYRDWVIRAFNANMPFDQFTVEQIAGDLLPDPSLEQLVATGFQRCNITTNEGGTIDEENLALYAADRVQTFGWVYLGLTTNCSQCHDHKFDPITTKDYYSLAAFFRNTTQQPKDGNVKDGRGPVVVVPSQEDRPRWNALPDEIAAAVAKRNARRGAARGDFDAWLAAATPDEFAGDVPAEGLLARVPLNEGTGNEVSNALGSPSTFAATGDLTWTDDGKLGPAPVITSGSTFNLGGIGDFEKEQGFSYGAWIRTANDGASAGIIARMDEQNSHRGWDMMQQGRALSVHIIDSWPDNALKVTTRGNVLKSGQWHHVFATYDGSGKPEGVKIYIDGKEQPHRTERNALASDASIRTETPLRIGQRSHGLVFENGAIQDVRIYERTLSASDVQAIAEVPILQQALAATVRSKEQDRDLFNYWLTTRDTEYPALAAAVATLEAEQEAIRSRSPVTHIQEERKDSPAMAHILMRGEYDKKGEEVPAAPPASLHPMPEGAPPNRLGLAQWVIQPDNPLTPRVTVNRFWQQVFGQGIVVTSEDFGTMGALPTHPELLDWLSVEFRESGWDVKRFFKLMLMSATYRQSAAVTSEKLEKDRDNSLLSRGPRFRMDAEMIRDYALVSSGLLSPKMYGPGVKPYQPEAIWDVVGLPGGNTRNYVQDDGEDLYRRTVYTFWKRMAAPPNLEAFNAPSREFCTVRRERTNTPLQALVTLNDPQFVEAARHLAQQGMRHSGDEQAVLDFITRRVLSRTFDNTERSIVMADKDEFLTYYHTHVDDARALIEIGESPRDESLAVSELAAWTMVCNQIMNLDEALNK, from the coding sequence ATGCCGACTCGACGACTGATCCTGACGATCATGCTGCTGCTGGGCTGTACTGCTCACGCAGTCGCCGCCGAACCGGTTCAGTTCAACCGGGATATCCGGCCGATCCTGGCCGACAACTGCTTCGCCTGCCACGGCGCCGACAGCGGCTCACGCGAAGCTGATCTGCGACTCGACCAGCGCGAGGCGGCCATAGAGTTTGGCGCCATCGAACCGGGGGACACGGAGGCAAGTGAGCTGATCGCACGGATCACCTCCGAAGATCCGGATCTGTTGATGCCGCCCCCCGCCTCGAAGAAGACGCTGACGGAGGAACAGAAACAGCTGTTGCGCCGCTGGGTCGAGCAGGGGGCCGAGTACCAGGCGCACTGGTCATTCATCGCACCTGAGCGTCCGGAATTGCCTCAGGTCAGCCGCCCCGGGTGGGTGAAGAATCCCATTGACGCGTTCGTACTGGCGAAGCTGGATGAGCACGGGCTCGAGCCGGCACCTGAAGCCGAGCCGCGCAGGCTGTTTCGTCGGCTGCACCTGGACATCACGGGGCTTCCTCCCGAACCGGAACAGACGGACGCCTTTGTCGCCGATTATGGCCGCGACGCCGACCACGCCCTCTCGCAGTGGATCGACCGTCTGATGCAGTCGCCGGCGTGGGGAGAACATCGCGCCCGCTACTGGCTCGATGCGGCCCGCTACGGAGACACACACGGCCTGCACTTTGACAACTACCGCGAGATGTGGCCCTACCGGGACTGGGTCATCCGCGCCTTCAACGCCAACATGCCGTTCGACCAGTTCACCGTCGAGCAGATTGCCGGTGACCTGCTGCCGGATCCTTCGCTCGAACAGCTCGTCGCGACCGGCTTCCAGCGATGCAATATCACCACCAACGAAGGGGGCACGATCGACGAAGAGAACCTCGCGCTGTATGCCGCCGACCGGGTGCAGACGTTCGGCTGGGTCTATCTGGGTCTGACGACGAACTGCAGTCAGTGTCATGACCACAAGTTCGACCCGATCACGACGAAAGATTACTACTCGCTGGCCGCCTTCTTCCGGAATACGACGCAGCAGCCGAAGGACGGCAACGTCAAGGACGGACGCGGGCCGGTGGTCGTTGTTCCCTCACAGGAAGACCGCCCCCGCTGGAACGCCCTCCCGGACGAAATCGCCGCCGCCGTTGCAAAGCGAAACGCCCGTCGCGGTGCGGCACGTGGCGACTTTGACGCCTGGCTTGCCGCCGCCACGCCCGATGAGTTCGCCGGGGACGTTCCCGCTGAAGGCCTTCTCGCCCGCGTCCCGCTGAACGAGGGAACGGGCAACGAAGTGTCGAATGCGCTCGGCTCCCCCTCCACGTTCGCTGCGACCGGTGATCTCACCTGGACCGACGACGGCAAATTGGGGCCGGCCCCCGTCATCACTTCCGGCAGCACCTTTAACCTCGGCGGCATCGGCGACTTCGAGAAGGAGCAGGGATTCAGCTACGGAGCCTGGATCAGGACTGCCAATGACGGTGCTTCTGCCGGCATCATCGCCCGCATGGACGAGCAGAACAGCCACCGCGGCTGGGACATGATGCAGCAGGGCAGGGCTCTCTCCGTCCACATCATCGACAGTTGGCCAGACAACGCCCTCAAGGTCACGACCCGCGGCAACGTTCTCAAGTCGGGTCAGTGGCATCACGTCTTCGCGACCTACGATGGGTCGGGCAAGCCGGAAGGCGTGAAGATCTACATCGACGGTAAGGAGCAGCCTCACCGCACCGAGCGGAACGCCCTCGCTTCCGATGCTTCCATCCGAACTGAAACGCCTCTGCGCATCGGCCAGCGCAGCCACGGCCTCGTTTTCGAGAACGGAGCCATCCAGGACGTCCGCATTTACGAGCGGACTCTGTCCGCCAGCGACGTTCAGGCCATCGCTGAAGTCCCGATTCTCCAGCAGGCCCTCGCCGCAACGGTGCGGTCGAAGGAGCAGGATCGCGACCTGTTCAATTACTGGCTGACGACCCGTGACACCGAGTACCCGGCACTTGCCGCGGCGGTCGCCACACTCGAGGCCGAGCAGGAAGCGATCCGCAGCCGCAGTCCGGTCACCCATATCCAGGAAGAGCGGAAAGATTCGCCCGCAATGGCTCACATCCTGATGCGGGGTGAATACGACAAGAAAGGGGAAGAGGTCCCCGCCGCGCCGCCGGCGTCGCTGCACCCCATGCCGGAAGGAGCGCCCCCCAACCGCCTCGGACTCGCACAGTGGGTCATCCAGCCGGACAACCCGCTGACCCCGCGGGTCACGGTCAACCGATTCTGGCAGCAGGTCTTCGGCCAGGGGATCGTCGTCACATCGGAAGACTTCGGCACGATGGGTGCGCTTCCCACGCATCCGGAACTGCTCGACTGGCTGTCGGTCGAATTCCGCGAGAGCGGCTGGGACGTCAAACGGTTCTTCAAGCTGATGCTGATGAGCGCGACCTATCGCCAGTCGGCAGCGGTCACTTCGGAGAAGCTCGAGAAGGATCGGGACAACTCCCTCCTCTCGCGCGGCCCCCGGTTCCGCATGGATGCGGAGATGATTCGCGATTACGCCCTGGTCAGCAGCGGTCTGCTCTCCCCAAAGATGTACGGCCCCGGTGTCAAACCGTATCAGCCCGAGGCAATCTGGGACGTCGTCGGCCTGCCCGGCGGCAACACGCGTAACTACGTGCAGGACGATGGCGAAGATCTGTATCGCCGGACGGTCTACACGTTCTGGAAGCGAATGGCCGCGCCGCCCAACCTCGAAGCCTTCAATGCTCCGAGCCGGGAGTTCTGCACCGTCCGCCGGGAACGGACCAACACGCCGCTGCAGGCACTGGTCACGCTCAACGATCCGCAGTTCGTCGAAGCGGCACGTCATCTGGCCCAGCAGGGGATGCGTCATTCCGGCGACGAGCAGGCGGTCCTCGACTTCATCACCCGACGAGTGTTGTCACGCACGTTCGACAACACCGAACGCTCGATCGTGATGGCCGACAAGGATGAGTTCCTGACGTACTACCACACCCACGTCGACGACGCCCGGGCCCTGATTGAAATCGGTGAGTCCCCGCGGGACGAGTCTCTTGCCGTCTCCGAACTGGCGGCATGGACGATGGTCTGCAACCAGATCATGAACCTCGACGAAGCACTCAACAAATAA
- a CDS encoding GntR family transcriptional regulator, whose translation MATVTSTKRSPADEQPGVDHGQRRKIVVENLLGDIFRGRLKAGERLIIRSLAERFQMSPTPIREALVALEGIGIVDIAPNCGAVVRRVTATDVKEVCQVRRALECAAVKLACGNIAPLELEELADQFRRRGQNIRTVQRRNGAVRKAIDQARALDSRLHDLIADSCGNRFLSRELARMKLLFRTFRDAAWDRREDRPELLRLPEEAREHLAIVEALLANDASAAARAMARHIRSGVKYWSRGLPTQT comes from the coding sequence ATGGCCACAGTGACCTCGACGAAACGCTCACCAGCCGACGAACAGCCCGGTGTCGATCACGGGCAGCGGCGAAAGATCGTCGTCGAGAATCTGCTGGGAGATATTTTCCGCGGGCGGCTGAAAGCGGGCGAACGGCTCATCATTCGCAGCCTCGCCGAGCGGTTCCAGATGAGTCCCACGCCCATCCGCGAGGCACTCGTTGCTCTCGAAGGAATTGGCATCGTTGACATCGCCCCAAACTGCGGCGCGGTGGTCCGACGCGTCACTGCCACCGATGTCAAAGAAGTCTGCCAGGTGCGGCGGGCTCTCGAGTGTGCCGCGGTCAAACTCGCCTGCGGCAACATCGCCCCGCTCGAACTCGAGGAACTGGCCGACCAGTTTCGCCGACGAGGGCAAAACATCAGAACGGTGCAGCGGAGGAACGGTGCTGTCCGCAAAGCGATCGATCAAGCACGCGCTCTCGACAGCCGGCTGCACGACCTGATCGCCGACTCGTGCGGCAACCGCTTCCTGTCGCGGGAACTGGCCCGCATGAAGCTGCTGTTCCGCACGTTTCGCGATGCCGCGTGGGACCGGCGAGAGGATCGCCCCGAACTGCTGCGGCTTCCCGAGGAGGCCCGCGAACATCTCGCCATCGTCGAGGCCCTGCTGGCGAACGATGCGTCGGCCGCCGCGCGTGCGATGGCCAGACACATTCGCTCAGGCGTGAAGTACTGGAGCCGCGGGCTCCCCACTCAGACATGA
- a CDS encoding AI-2E family transporter yields MTTSSAADVGTKRSATSQSSRDNSSPDKTKGESRDAAPESNLDADDTTTTEDHPDTSESEDEPKASQTVVPTRKRHPGRAPYPMSANARRSRRTSFAMVLIAVLLSLYTIYFTRTVLMPVVAGCMLALLTRPLVRRLRRYGIPDAFGGALVLLGLFIIVGGALGNLVGPAQQWLEEAPDNLRTAGEKLNVLRDPVADLSRASEMVENLAAGEVDTTEGDADVSEEVDGDVEEELASAVAGVGKEKPDSLRDTPLEKNAEEDEPVTVEVRQPRLVAGLAVLSSTGGVVAGLIIMFVLAYFLLASGDQLLNNILHLLPSMREKRSAVELVHSVEQAISSYLLTVTVINIGLGIVVAIAMWLLGLPNALLWGVMATLFNFVPLLGALCGVAVIFLVSILTFDSIAFALLPPFVFWIITTTEGNFVTPMVLGKSMSLNPFVVFLFLTIWAWMWGIGGAFLAVPILAVLKVGFDQFERTRPIGTLLGGASTG; encoded by the coding sequence GTGACTACATCCAGCGCAGCTGACGTCGGGACCAAGCGTTCTGCGACGTCGCAATCTTCACGTGACAACTCCAGTCCGGACAAGACAAAGGGGGAGTCCCGGGACGCGGCACCAGAAAGCAATCTGGACGCCGACGACACCACAACGACAGAAGATCATCCCGACACGTCGGAATCGGAAGACGAACCCAAAGCCAGTCAGACGGTCGTTCCCACAAGAAAGCGGCATCCGGGACGCGCCCCGTATCCGATGTCGGCGAATGCCCGTCGATCCCGGCGGACCTCGTTCGCGATGGTCCTGATCGCCGTGCTGCTGTCGCTGTACACGATCTATTTCACCCGCACGGTGCTGATGCCTGTTGTCGCCGGCTGCATGCTGGCGTTGCTGACACGGCCTCTCGTCCGTCGGCTGCGGCGATACGGCATTCCCGACGCTTTCGGCGGTGCGCTGGTGCTCCTCGGCCTGTTCATCATCGTCGGCGGCGCGCTGGGAAATCTCGTCGGTCCGGCGCAGCAGTGGCTGGAAGAGGCGCCCGACAACCTCCGCACGGCTGGAGAGAAGCTGAACGTACTGCGGGATCCTGTTGCAGACCTCAGTCGTGCCTCCGAAATGGTGGAAAACCTCGCTGCCGGTGAAGTCGATACGACAGAAGGGGACGCCGATGTCTCCGAGGAAGTCGACGGCGATGTGGAAGAGGAACTGGCTAGTGCCGTCGCCGGAGTCGGAAAGGAAAAGCCGGATTCACTGCGGGACACCCCGCTGGAAAAAAACGCCGAGGAAGACGAACCGGTTACCGTGGAAGTGCGGCAACCGCGGCTCGTGGCCGGACTGGCGGTGCTCAGTTCAACCGGAGGAGTCGTGGCCGGCCTGATCATCATGTTCGTGCTCGCTTATTTCCTCCTCGCTTCGGGGGATCAGCTGCTCAACAATATTCTCCACCTGCTTCCCTCGATGCGGGAAAAACGCTCGGCAGTCGAACTGGTGCACAGTGTGGAGCAGGCGATCTCCTCGTACCTGCTCACCGTAACGGTCATTAACATCGGCCTGGGAATCGTAGTCGCCATCGCCATGTGGCTCCTCGGTCTCCCCAACGCGCTGTTGTGGGGAGTGATGGCAACGCTGTTCAACTTCGTGCCGCTGTTGGGAGCACTGTGTGGCGTCGCCGTGATCTTCCTGGTCTCCATCCTGACATTCGACTCCATCGCATTCGCACTGCTTCCTCCGTTCGTCTTCTGGATCATTACCACCACCGAAGGCAACTTCGTCACGCCAATGGTGCTCGGGAAATCGATGAGCCTGAACCCGTTCGTCGTCTTTCTGTTTCTGACGATCTGGGCGTGGATGTGGGGCATTGGCGGCGCGTTCCTGGCCGTGCCGATCCTGGCGGTGCTGAAGGTCGGCTTCGACCAGTTCGAACGGACCCGACCAATCGGGACGCTGCTCGGCGGGGCCTCGACCGGCTGA
- a CDS encoding phage holin family protein, protein MLDQTTMNGVRADTSPAGGVKKNLAGLTHDLISLAELQAQLVAVDMRESYSRSVVPAILIVGALLLALGAMPVILLGIGWALVNLAGFGEGAAFLLVSVVAIGIAGLAGWWGVQKLKTAFQVLTRSRQEFAENVWWVKQALLRQQTQTELYRRHV, encoded by the coding sequence ATGCTTGATCAAACGACGATGAACGGAGTACGGGCGGACACGTCCCCGGCAGGAGGGGTCAAGAAGAACCTCGCCGGCCTGACGCATGACCTGATCTCGCTCGCGGAGCTGCAGGCCCAGCTTGTCGCCGTCGACATGCGCGAGAGCTACTCGCGCAGCGTCGTCCCCGCGATCCTGATTGTCGGAGCACTGCTGCTGGCCCTCGGTGCCATGCCGGTCATTCTGCTCGGTATCGGCTGGGCGCTGGTCAACCTGGCCGGCTTCGGCGAAGGTGCCGCATTCCTGCTCGTCAGCGTCGTGGCCATCGGCATCGCCGGTCTGGCCGGCTGGTGGGGAGTCCAGAAACTGAAGACGGCTTTCCAGGTGCTGACCCGCTCCCGCCAGGAGTTCGCCGAGAACGTCTGGTGGGTCAAACAGGCGCTGCTTCGGCAGCAGACACAGACGGAACTTTACAGACGGCACGTCTAA
- a CDS encoding CsbD family protein: protein MITRQELEGQWNEVKGQVKERWGQLSDDDLARAEGNADQLVGVIQQKTGESRRNIEEFLEKAIDDNANTMDQVARTARAYAEQASEKYQETVDQVTDQVGASYAEAEAMVQRKPVESVAVAFGAGIITGVVVGLALRSR, encoded by the coding sequence ATGATTACCCGTCAGGAACTGGAAGGCCAGTGGAACGAAGTCAAAGGCCAGGTCAAGGAACGATGGGGACAGCTGAGCGACGATGATCTCGCCCGTGCCGAGGGGAACGCTGACCAGCTCGTCGGCGTCATCCAGCAGAAGACGGGCGAATCCCGCCGCAACATCGAAGAGTTCCTCGAGAAGGCGATCGACGACAACGCAAACACCATGGATCAGGTCGCACGAACCGCTCGCGCTTATGCCGAGCAGGCCAGCGAGAAGTATCAGGAGACGGTGGATCAGGTGACCGACCAGGTCGGCGCCAGCTACGCCGAAGCCGAAGCCATGGTTCAGCGCAAGCCTGTCGAGTCCGTCGCCGTCGCGTTCGGTGCCGGCATCATCACTGGCGTCGTCGTCGGTCTGGCACTCAGATCGCGCTGA
- a CDS encoding sulfatase-like hydrolase/transferase produces MFRQLLFLLLACLVIAPPAIADDRPNFVLILADDLGYGDLGCYGSEQNHTPHLDRLAAEGIRFTDFHSNGPMCTPTRAALLTGLYQHRFGRAFERALGLSRKETHGLPLQAVTIAERLKEAGYATGMFGKWHLGYQAPWLPTRQGFDTYRGLLSGDGDHHTQINRQGGPDWWDGEQPVTEDGYTADLLTRHSIDFIEQNHEQPFFVYVPHLSIHFPWQGPDDPPHRQPGTDYTNDKWGLLPDPHNVAPHVKAMVEALDRSVGETITALERLNLERKTLVIFCSDNGGYLTYGRTHSNISSNGPLRGQKTQVYEGGHRVPAIAWWPGRIFPGTCDETVMTFDLFPTLLALAGLEPEETDGVDLSGLLLEEEALPERTLFWRIGDAHAIRRGPWKLVRHGEKRVELFHLGEDLGEQQNLAGMLPDRVEQLSREYRRFAQMTATHMPSRAGE; encoded by the coding sequence ATGTTCCGACAACTCCTGTTTCTGCTCCTCGCCTGCCTGGTGATCGCACCACCCGCAATCGCCGACGATCGCCCCAATTTCGTTCTCATCCTCGCCGACGATCTCGGCTACGGGGACCTGGGCTGCTACGGCAGCGAGCAGAACCACACGCCGCATCTCGACCGGCTGGCGGCCGAGGGAATCCGGTTCACGGACTTTCATTCCAACGGCCCGATGTGCACGCCGACACGCGCCGCACTGCTGACCGGGCTCTATCAGCATCGCTTCGGCCGGGCCTTCGAACGGGCGCTCGGCCTCTCACGCAAAGAAACCCACGGACTGCCGCTGCAGGCGGTCACCATCGCCGAGCGGCTCAAGGAAGCCGGCTACGCCACCGGCATGTTCGGCAAGTGGCACCTGGGATATCAGGCTCCGTGGCTGCCGACGCGGCAGGGGTTCGATACGTACCGGGGGCTGCTCTCCGGCGACGGCGATCACCATACGCAGATCAACCGCCAGGGCGGTCCCGACTGGTGGGACGGCGAGCAGCCGGTCACCGAGGATGGCTACACCGCCGACCTGCTCACCCGGCACAGCATCGACTTCATCGAGCAGAACCACGAGCAGCCGTTCTTCGTCTATGTGCCGCACCTGTCGATCCACTTCCCCTGGCAGGGACCGGACGATCCGCCTCATCGCCAGCCCGGCACCGACTACACGAACGACAAGTGGGGCCTGCTGCCTGACCCGCACAACGTCGCTCCGCACGTGAAGGCGATGGTCGAAGCACTCGACCGCAGCGTCGGCGAGACGATCACGGCACTCGAGCGGCTCAACCTCGAACGCAAGACGCTGGTGATCTTCTGTTCGGATAACGGCGGCTACCTCACCTACGGCCGCACGCACAGCAACATTTCCAGCAACGGTCCACTGCGGGGACAGAAGACGCAGGTCTACGAAGGGGGACACCGCGTGCCGGCCATCGCCTGGTGGCCCGGACGGATCTTCCCGGGCACCTGCGACGAAACCGTTATGACGTTCGATCTGTTTCCGACGCTGCTGGCGCTGGCTGGCCTCGAACCGGAAGAGACGGACGGCGTCGACCTCTCGGGCCTGCTGCTGGAAGAAGAGGCTCTGCCGGAACGGACGCTCTTCTGGCGAATCGGCGATGCGCATGCGATCCGCCGCGGCCCCTGGAAGCTGGTCCGTCACGGCGAGAAACGCGTGGAGCTGTTCCATCTTGGTGAGGATCTCGGCGAGCAGCAGAACCTCGCCGGGATGCTTCCGGATCGAGTCGAACAGCTCTCACGGGAGTACCGGCGGTTTGCGCAGATGACGGCGACGCACATGCCATCGCGCGCGGGGGAATAG
- a CDS encoding sulfatase-like hydrolase/transferase, producing the protein MRLLALLLLLVLAVPAQADQPPNILLIMADDVGVECLGSYGGTSYPTPQLDRLAETGTRFTHCYSMAVCHPTRITLMTGRYPFRFGARWGDFPNDVADSTIGPLMQRAGYATAVAGKWQIAQLRDNPRHPAQLGFDEWSLFGWHEGPRYWQPLIWQNGRIRDDVADRYGPDVYADFLIDFMTQHRNGPFFAYFPMALCHDVTDDLDAPVPFVPGKDRYESYAEMMAQMDRVVGRLVDALDRLGLREETLIIFTTDNGTASRSIAGVRDGKLYREPVVSRRGDEEIPGGKGTLKDTGTNVPLIVNRPGHVPAGAVRGDLVDFSDFLPTLADVAGFKLPANVPYDGHSFAACLQEAGEGTRTWAFAEHRGKAFVRDRRFKLYDNGRFYDVQADPKEKNPISPENDSPAASRARARLQEALKSTGWHENRKN; encoded by the coding sequence CATCCTCCTCATCATGGCCGACGACGTCGGCGTCGAATGCCTGGGGAGCTACGGCGGAACCTCCTATCCCACGCCGCAGCTCGACCGGCTGGCCGAGACCGGCACCCGGTTCACTCACTGCTACAGCATGGCGGTCTGCCACCCCACACGCATCACGCTCATGACCGGCCGCTATCCCTTCCGCTTCGGGGCCCGCTGGGGCGACTTCCCCAACGACGTGGCCGACTCCACGATCGGCCCGCTCATGCAGCGGGCCGGCTATGCGACCGCCGTCGCCGGCAAATGGCAGATCGCACAGCTGCGCGACAATCCGCGGCACCCGGCACAGCTCGGATTCGATGAGTGGAGTCTGTTCGGCTGGCACGAAGGACCTCGCTACTGGCAGCCCCTCATCTGGCAGAACGGCCGCATCCGCGACGACGTTGCCGACCGCTACGGCCCCGACGTCTACGCCGACTTCCTCATCGACTTCATGACGCAGCACCGCAACGGCCCGTTCTTCGCGTACTTCCCGATGGCCCTCTGCCACGACGTGACCGACGATCTCGACGCCCCGGTTCCTTTCGTCCCCGGCAAGGATCGCTATGAGAGCTACGCCGAAATGATGGCCCAGATGGACCGCGTCGTCGGACGCCTCGTCGATGCTCTTGACCGGCTCGGCCTGCGGGAAGAGACGCTTATCATCTTCACCACCGACAACGGCACCGCCTCCCGCTCGATCGCCGGGGTCCGCGACGGCAAGCTGTATCGCGAGCCGGTCGTCTCCCGCCGGGGTGACGAGGAGATCCCGGGAGGGAAGGGGACTTTGAAGGACACCGGCACCAACGTTCCTCTCATCGTCAATCGCCCCGGACATGTCCCCGCCGGCGCAGTCCGCGGTGACCTCGTCGACTTCAGCGACTTCCTGCCGACGCTCGCTGACGTCGCCGGCTTCAAGCTGCCCGCCAATGTCCCGTACGACGGCCACAGCTTCGCCGCCTGTCTGCAGGAAGCCGGGGAGGGGACACGCACCTGGGCCTTTGCCGAGCACAGGGGCAAGGCGTTCGTCCGCGACCGACGATTCAAGCTGTACGACAACGGCCGCTTCTACGACGTGCAGGCCGATCCGAAGGAAAAGAACCCCATCAGTCCGGAGAACGATTCGCCGGCCGCATCCCGTGCACGGGCACGATTGCAGGAGGCCCTGAAATCGACCGGCTGGCACGAGAACAGGAAGAACTGA